GTGATCCTTTCCTCATCAATGGTTGCTTATCTAGTTATCTTCTCCTTAAAAACAAGCAGAAATCTCGATATTTTTGTATGAGTGTGAACTAGAACTATCGATTTCCCCACATTACAAGGCAAAACTTTAATAATTTTAGAAAGATTATATCTTTAACATAACTCATTACATCTCAAACCCCATGATTTTaggcaataaaaaaaaatcacaagatACTTTGATTACTATAATAGCATATCTAGCTTCCTCTCTCAATCTCACCATCATGTCTCATCATTTCCATTTTGATTGCTacaaaaaagaaacaatgaaACAATTTTGATTCCATTTCAATGAAACAATttttccaaaaagaaaaaaagaaaaaaaagaaaagaaaatcataacCGAACAGTCCACCGCCCTCCGAGAGCGACAAGTTGCCGTTAATTAATTTTCTGATAGACCATCCAATCATCAACCACCGCGAAGTTCAGTAACGCCCCAGCAATAAATTCCCTGTCATTTTCACTCCCTAAATTTCacagagaattattattattattattattattcccGGCGTTGCTTCTACCTCACTCTCTCCCACTCCCACCAAATCCCAACCCCCAAATCCAACTTTTCTCTGTAATTATATGCTTTAATTCTGTGGACTTTGTTCAATTCGGTAGTCATTGATCGCCGGAATTCGTTTTCGGTCAGAGATGGAGTTAGAGCAATCCCGGCCGTTCAATCCGGCCATGACCTTCGACGAGGTCTCCATGGAGCGCAGCAAGAGCTTCGTCAAGGCCTTACAGGTTCCCTTCTCCCACGCTTCCATTGACTTCTTTGTGTTCTTGCGAGGCTGAGAGTCTAGGATTGGATCTGATAAGTGTTTCGttttttttgattgatttgattcGTTCTGGTTTACGCATTTCGTACTTTGATTCAATTTGATCTTGGCTTTGAAATTGTTGAATCTATGCGGTTTCGAGTCGTGCTTGGTTGTTAATGCCTTGTGATGTGTAGGTGATGCTCTTTATTTTGGTAAATGATTGGAAATAGAGGCCGTAAATTGGCTATAGGTAGCTGTAGTTGATTGCTTGGTGAAGCTTTTTGTTGTTGCTACTTTTGTGGCTTTCTGGCTCTCATTTTCAATTGGCATGATTGTGCTGCTTGATGAGGAAAGCGTTTGAGTTTTATGACGTTGGATCCTTGTGTTGTGTTTATTTCAGGAGCTCAAGAACTTGAGGCCTCAGCTTTACTCTGCTGCGGAATATTGTGAAAAGTCGTATCTTCATAGCGAGCAGAAACAAAtgtaaggattttttttttgtttcgttTGATGTGATTCTTCTTGAAGCATATGAAAATATTTAGTTTCTTATTCTGAAGGGGTGTTTTGTTGCCAAACTGTTTTGAGATGTGTCCCGTGATGAGTGTACAGTAGCAGATCCTACTAGTAATGTACAGTATGTTTTGAGTGCTTACCTCGGTTTAGAGTATCCCTGAATTGCTGCATCTTAGAGTGGATATAGCGGGATTTAATGAAAGGAAAATCACTTAAATAATGTAAATGTGTACTTGGTTTAAATTCGGTATATACAGATGAACTAAAATGCATGACAAATCATTTGTTATGGGCCCTTCTTATCTTGCTATCGATGTGGAATCCTGTTAATGAGAGATATGTGGGATCAGCACAAATTGGCAAGAAGACACATGTTCTAACATGTCCTGCATATCTGCATGTTTTAACCATGCCTTGCATTTTCTTTCTCGAATTTACAAGGATTGTAATATAAATACCTCATGCTGAAGTTCATTACAAAAATTGGTAACAGGGTACTGGATAACCTGAAAGATTATGCTGTGCGAGCCCTTGTTAATGCTGTTGATCACCTTGGCACTGTGGCCTACAAGTTAACTGACCTTCTTGACCAGCAAACCTTAGATGTTTCAAACATGGACCTGAAAGTTACTTGCCTAAACCAGGTGAGTTTTAGCATTCGTGCATGTTAGAATAGAAAGAATATCAAATGGATATAACTAAATGAACTATCTTTCTTATACTTAGAAACTTCTTACATGCAAAACATTCATGGATAAAGAAGGTTCGAGGCAGCAGCAGCTGTTGTCATTCATCCCAAGACATCACAAGCACTACATTTTACCCAGTAAGGCCAAATATTATTAACCAATAGCTGCAGTTACCATGTTTACAACAAGATTTTtacatttatattattttttgtccTTGTTGCTAGATTCTGTCAATAAGAAGGTACATTTCAGTCCACACCTGCAGACTGATACTCGGCAACATGCTTATCAAGCAAGACCACATGTTCAACCGTCAAGTATGTTATTTTCCAATTGGGGATATTTTCCTCCTAAGTTTCAGTTTGGTCCTTGTGATTTTGTAGTTTATAATGTGGATTTTACATTTTTATTGTAAATGAGTAATAACTTTGGTTTTGCTACAATGTGTAACATTTGGGTGCCACTGCAGCAAAAACTCTTTCCTGGCATTTAGCTTCAGAAACAAAATCAACCTTGAAGGGGACTTCGCATGGTCTGGCTAGGTAATCCATAAGATTGAAAGGAAATGTAGCATATGTTCTGAGTGTTAGTAATAATTccttttctgtttgttttcaCTTGCTCATGATGATCTAATAAGACAATATTTCTGGATATCTTCCTTTATGCAGCTCTGCAGACACAAAAGTTTCTGTAAATACATCTGGCACTTTCCAGCTTTTAGGTATGTAGAGTTGGAAAGTCTAATCATCTTATCACGTAGTCACGCTTCAGTCAACTATAAATGAAGAAGTTGTCCTTGAGAAATAATAGCTCCTTCTAATGAATGTAGATAATGAGGGGAGTGCCACTACGAAATCCTCGGGTGCTCACGTGCAGCTACCAAGTCAATTTCCTGGTTCTGAAACATTTGTTGCTGGACATAGGGTAAGTATGCTTTGCCCCCAATATGTCCATGAGTAGAGTGAG
This portion of the Rosa chinensis cultivar Old Blush chromosome 1, RchiOBHm-V2, whole genome shotgun sequence genome encodes:
- the LOC112195222 gene encoding protein ABIL1 isoform X1, which produces MELEQSRPFNPAMTFDEVSMERSKSFVKALQELKNLRPQLYSAAEYCEKSYLHSEQKQMVLDNLKDYAVRALVNAVDHLGTVAYKLTDLLDQQTLDVSNMDLKVTCLNQKLLTCKTFMDKEGSRQQQLLSFIPRHHKHYILPNSVNKKVHFSPHLQTDTRQHAYQARPHVQPSSATAAKTLSWHLASETKSTLKGTSHGLASSADTKVSVNTSGTFQLLDNEGSATTKSSGAHVQLPSQFPGSETFVAGHRDAVDGYRPLGAARSFDNQNRQIVRVPVRSKSLLSAFFVKQKSTKLKTRSVS
- the LOC112195222 gene encoding protein ABIL1 isoform X2; translation: MELEQSRPFNPAMTFDEVSMERSKSFVKALQELKNLRPQLYSAAEYCEKSYLHSEQKQMVLDNLKDYAVRALVNAVDHLGTVAYKLTDLLDQQTLDVSNMDLKVTCLNQKLLTCKTFMDKEGSRQQQLLSFIPRHHKHYILPNSVNKKVHFSPHLQTDTRQHAYQARPHVQPSTKTLSWHLASETKSTLKGTSHGLASSADTKVSVNTSGTFQLLDNEGSATTKSSGAHVQLPSQFPGSETFVAGHRDAVDGYRPLGAARSFDNQNRQIVRVPVRSKSLLSAFFVKQKSTKLKTRSVS